The Carcharodon carcharias isolate sCarCar2 chromosome 34, sCarCar2.pri, whole genome shotgun sequence genome includes the window ttctctctggcactgttgcccttgccccagggggttgctttctctctccagcactgatgcCCTTGCCCCAGGGGGttgccttctctctggcactgttgcccttgccccagGGGGTTgctttctctctggcactgttgcccttgccccagGGGGTTGCCTTCTCTCTGACACTGTTGCCCTTGCTCCAGGGGttgccttctctctggcactgttgcccttgccccagggggttgctttctctctccagcactgttgcccttgccccagggggttgccttctctctggcactgttgcccttgccccggggggttgctttctctctccagcactgttgcccttgccccaaGGTGttgccttctctctggcactgttgcccttgccccagggggttgccttctctctggcactgttgcccttgccccagggggttgccttctctctggcactgttgcccttgccccagGGGGTTgctttctctctggcactgttgcccttgccccagggggttgccttctctctggcactgttgcccttgccccagGGGGTTgctttctctctggcactgttgcccttgccccagggggttgccttctctctggcactgttgcccttgccctggcCCCTCAAACCAGCCATGAAGAAGCCGCTGTGGGGACTTGCCTGTGAGTCCCCCACCCCCCGGAATCCGTGAAGCCACTTCCTTGCATTGGGATCCTCACGAGTGCTGTGCTAATTTGTGAgcgctcacctccaagttcccctagAAGTTCAGGGTTGCCAGCTACAGGCAGTTGTAAATCACCCCGTTCTATAATCACGCTGATGTGGGGTTTAAGTTTGACGTGGGGGGCTAATTCCGGCCACAATAGTGAGATGTAAATATATCCAAATTAAATACCCAACGTTCGACAGTGGGAAACGTGACCCACCATTGACAAGGGAAGGGGACAATCGCTTCCTGGATTTATGTCGCCGGGAAACGCGCCTAATGCCTTTCGCGAGATTTTGTGATCTCGTCACCAAGCATGCCTGTCCCAgttgggcatggaaaatcccggcctacgtctctgataatggattctagcattttgcctGGTAGCGCTGTTAggataactggcctatagctcaccattttctctcttcctcctgtcCTAAATAGTGAGGTTATGTTTACTGCCTTCCAATCCTTGGGAACTGCTCTAGAATCGAAGGAATTTTCAGGAACAAATCCACTGCATCCACTATTTTTGCAGTTGGCTGTTTTGAAACCCTAAAATGCAGGTTATTAGGTCCAGGGATTTGTCACCTCACTAATCCCATTAGTTTTTCCAGGACTATTTATttatactgattttttttaagttcCTTATTCTTGCTAGACCATTATTTCCAGGGTGTTTACCGTGAAGACGGATATGGAGTATTTGTTTAATGTCGCCATTTCCTTACAGTCCATTAGAatttctgcctgtaatggacccacatttataTTCACTAATCCCCTATTTACATGCCTATAGAAATGTTTCCAATCTGTTCGAATGTCTCTTGCTAGTCTACTCTAAGTATTCATTTCCTTATCAACTTCAGTATcaagtcctcctttgctgaattctaaaatcttCTCAATCCTTTACTCTTTGTGTTAACATTATTCatttaatactatctttaattccTCTTGCGgaaagctggcatggacatgatgggccaaatggtcgccttctgtgctgtacccatTCAATGATTCTGTGACTGTTGCCCACAATTGGACTACTTTCTCTGTGGGGTTTTTGTGCCTTCAAGGAAGGTGTATTTGtttacctggaaggacaaggatgCATGAAagtaccatcacctgcaagttcccctccaagcagtctatgtccaaatacagcaagacctagacaatatccaggcttggactgacaattgGCAACTaacattgccaggcaatgaccatctccaacaagggagaatctaactatcgcctcttgacattaaatggcattaccatcactgaatcccccactatcaacatccagggggttaccattgaacagaaactgaactgaaccagccatataaatactgtggctacaagaacagatcagaggctaggaatcatgcgatgagtaactcacctcctgactccccaaagcctgtccatcatctacaaggcacaagtcaggagagtgatggaatataccccacttgcctggatgagtacagctcccacaacactcaagaagcttgacaccatccaggacaaagctgtccaCTTGACTGGGACcaaatccataaacattcactccctccaccaccaacgcacagtggcagcatgtgtaccatctaccacatgcagatgcagtgcaggaattcatcaagggtcctcagacagcacctttcaaacccatgactactaccatctagaaggacaagggcagcagatagatgtgaacaccaccacctggaagttcccttccaagtcactcactatcctgacttgggatatatcatcattccttcaccgttgctgggtcaaaatcttggaactcccttcctaacaccactttgggtgtacctacaccacatggactgcagcggttgaagaaggcagctcaccaccatcttctcaagggcaactagggatgggcaataaatgctggcccagctagcagagcccacatcccaagaatgaatttaaaaaagttcactcgccatcctgacgaACATACGAATACGGAGTAGtggtgggccattcggccccttgtgcGTGGTCCACCGTTGAATCAGATCATGGTTGGTCTGatcgtaacctcaaccccacattcatgcctacccccataaccttttattcccttgttaatcaagaatctatctagctgtgccttaaaatattcaaagactctgcttcccttccactgcctttcgaggaaaagagttccaaagactcaataccctctgagagaaaaatatttctcctcatctctgtcttaaatgggcaaccccttatttttaaacagtgactcctagttctagattttcccacaagtggaaacatcctctccacatcaaccctgtcacgacccctcaggatcttaaatgtttcaattaagttgcctcttactgctctaaattccagcagaaacaagcctaacctttcctcataagacaacccgcccattcctggtattagtctagtaaaccttctctgaactgcttctaacacacttagatctttccttaaataaggagaccagtactgtacacaatactctagatgtgttTTCACCAGTAccctgtataaatgaagcataatcaattcccctcacagtaaatgataacattctattagctttcctaattacctgctgtacctgcataccctTCATGCTTCatacaccaggacacccagatccttctgaatctcagagctctgcaatctctcattatTTAGGTAATAAGTTTattttgtattcttcctgccaaaatgaacaatttcacattttcccacattatactccatttgccagatctttgcccactcacttaacctgtgtcTCTTTGTAGCCCCGTTATATCCCCTTCACaatttactctcctacctatcttagtgttgtcagcaaatttagtaaccatttcctcggtcccttcatccaagtcaattatataaattataaaatattgaggccccatcactgatccctgtggcacaccaatcaTCACATCCTAcaacccagaaaaagacccatttatgccaactcttcttcctattagctagccaatctacTATCCACGCCCCctgtaccatgagcttttattttccgcaatacgTGACACCTTAACAAATGTGCCATGGAAATCTAGATACAGTAcgtccaccggttcccctttatacacaccgcatgtgactccttcaaagaactccaataaattggttaaacatgattttctttgtacaaaaccatgttgactttgcctcgttgccttgaattttttaagggccctgtcttggaaatatatcggccgttccttcactgtcgctgggtcaaaatcctggaactccctccctgacagcacggtgggtgtacctacaccacacggactgcagcggctcaagaaggcagctcaccaccaccttctcagggggcaattagggatgggcaataaatgctgggcccagccagtgacacccatatcccatagaGGAACAATAACGAATGTGAGTGGGTCTGGCCCCTGGActatgtgagtgagagattctCCATCTGGTCTCTCTGAAGCTGCTTCAAGCTGAGGGGCAGCGTCAGTACCGGCAGCTGCGGCAGGGGGCGCTCACCCGGCCCGGCCACGTCATGAGGGGAGGGAGGATCCGGGGGAGCGGGTTCCGTGTGGGACCGatacccccctccacccccgggCCGGACCTCGATTCACTTCCCTGGTGTTCAAGAGTCGAATCAAGGCGGAGGCTCCGGCAGTGATGAACAGGCACGGAGCCGGTCACAGAAATTACCGCGGAcccgggggggggtggaggggagtgtgggagggggaggggtggaggggagtgtgggagggtggaggggagtgtgggagggggagagtgggaggggtggaggggagtgtgggagggggaggggtggaggggagtgtgggagggggaggggagtgtgggagggggagagtgggaggggtggaggggagtgtgggaggggtggaggggagtgtgggaggggtggaggggagtgtgggagggggaggggtggaggggagtgtgggagggggaggggagtgtgggagggggagagtgggaggggtggaggggagtgtgggagggggaggggtggaggggagtgtgggagggggaggggagtgtgggagggggagagtgggaggggtggaggggagtgtgggagggggaggggtggaggggagtgtgggagggggaggggagtgtgggagggggaggggtggaggggagtgtgggagggggaggggagtgtgggagggggagagtgggaggggtggaggggagtgtgggagggggaggggtggaggggagtgtgggagggggaggggagtgtgggagggggaggggtggaggggagtgtgggagggggaggggagtgtgggagggggagagtgggaggggtggaggggagtgtgggagggggaggggtggaggggagtgtgggagggggaggggtggaggggagtgtgggagggtggaggggagtgtgggagggggaggggtggaggggagtgtgggagggggaggggagtgtgggaggggagtgtgggagggggaggggtggaggggagtgtgggagggtggaggggagtgtgggagggggaggggtggaggggagtgtgggagggggaggggagtgtgggagggggagagtgggaggggtggaggggagtgtgggaggggtggaggggagtgtgggagggggaggggagtgtgggagggggagtgtgggaggggtggaggggagtgtgggagggggaggggtggaggggagtgtgggagggggaggggagtgtgggagggggaggggtggaggggagtgtgggagggggaggggagtgtgggagggggagagtgggaggggtggaggggagtgtgggagggtgaggggtggaggggagtgtgggagggggaggggtggaggggagtgtgggagggggaggggtggaggggagtgtgggagggtgaggggtggaggggagtgtgggagggggaggggtggaggggagtgtgggagggggaggggtggaggggagtgtgggagggtggagggagtgtgggagggggagagtgggaggggtggaggggagtgtgggagggggaggggtggaggggagtgtgggagggggaggggagtgtgggagggggagagtgggaggggtggaggggagtgtgggagggggaggggtggaggggagtgtgggagggggaggggagtgtgggagggggagagtgggaggggtggaggggagtgtgggagggggaggggtgagggagtgggaggggaggggagtgtgggagggggaggggtggaggggagtgtgggagggggaggggagtgtgggagggggagagtgggaggggtggaggggagtgtgggagggggaggggtggaggggagtgtgggagggggaggggagtgtgggagggggaggggtggaggggagtgtgggagggggaggggagtgtgggagggggagagtgggaggggtggaggggagtgtgggagggggaggggtggaggggagtgtgggagggggaggggtggaggggagtgtgggagggtggaggggagtgtgggagggggaggggtggaggggagtgtgggagggggaggggagtgtgggagggggaggggtggaggggagtgtgggagggggaggggtggaggggagtgtgggagggtggaggggagtgtgggagggggaggggtggaggggagtgtgggagggggaggggagtgtgggagggggagagtgggaggggtggaggggagtgtgggaggggtggaggggagtgtgggagggggaggggagtgtgggagggggagtgtgggaggggtggaggggagtgtgggagggggaggggtggaggggagtgtgggagggggaggggagtgtgggagggggaggggtggaggggagtgtgggagggggaggggagtgtgggagggggagagtgggaggggtggaggggagtgtgggagggtgaggggtggaggggagtgtgggagggggaggggtggaggggagtgtgggagggggaggggtggaggggagtgtgggagggtgaggggtggaggggagtgtgggagggggaggggtggaggggagtgtgggagggggaggggtggaggggagtgtgggagggggaggggtggaggggagtgtgggagggggaggggtggaggggagtgtgggagggggaggggtggaggggagtgtgggagggggaggggtggaggggagtgtgggagggtggaggggagtgtgggaggggagagtgggaggggtggaggggagtgtgggagggggaggggtggaggggagtgtgggagggggaggggagtgtgggagggggaggggtggaggggagtgtgggagggggagagtgggaggggtggaggggagtgtgggaggggtggaggggagtgtgggaggggtggaggggagtgtgggagggggaggggtggaggggagtgtgggagggggagagtgggaggggagtgtgggaggggtggaggggagtgtgggaggggagggggagagtgggaggggagtgtgggaggggagggggagagtgggaggggagtgtgggaggggtggaggggagtgtgggagggctggaggggagtgtgggagggggaggggtggaggggagtgtgggagggggaggggtggaggggagtgtgggagggggaggggtggaggggagtgtgggaggggagggggagagtgggaggggagtgtgggaggggagggggagtgtgggaggggagggggagagtgggaggggagtgtgggaggggtggaggggagtgtgggaggggtggaggggagtgtgggagggggagggtgggaggggtggaggggagtgtgggaggggagggggagtgtgggaggggagtgtgggaggggtggaggggagtgtgggaggggagggggagtgtgggaggggagtgtgggaggggtggaggggagtgtgggagggggagagtgggaggggtggaggggagtgtgggaggggtggaggggagtgtgggagggggagggtgggaggggtggaggggagtgtgggaggggtggaggggagtgtgggaggggagggggagagtgggaggggagtgtgggaggggagggggagtgtgggaggggagtgtgggaggggaggggagtgggaggggagtgtgggaggggtggaggggagtgtgggagggggagagtgggaggggtggaggggagtgtgggagggggagagtgggaggggtggaggggagtgtgggaggggagtgtgggaggggtggaggggagtgtgggagggggagagtgggaggggtggaggggagtgtgggaggggagggggagagtgggaggggagtgtgggaggggtggaggggagtgtgggagggggagagtgggaggggtggaggggagtgtgggaggggagggggagagtgggaggggagtgtgggaggggagggggagagtgggaggggagtgtgggaggggaggggagtgtgggaggggtggaggggtggggggggagaagagagggtgggaggggtggaggggagtgtgggagggggagagtgggaggggtggaggggagtgtgggaggggagggggagagtgggaggggagtgtgggaggggtggaggggtggggggggggagaagagagggtgggaggggtggaggggagtgtgggaggggtggaggggtggggggggagaagagagggtgggaggggtggaggggagtgtgggaggggtggaggggagtgtgggaggggtggaggggagtgtgggagggggaggggtggaggggagtgtgggaggggtggaggggagtgtgggagggggaggggtggaggggagtgtgggagggggaggggtggaggggagtgtgggagggggaggggtggaggggagtgtgggagggtgaggggtggaggggagtgtgggagggtgaggggtggaggggagtgtgggagggtgaggggtggaggggagtgtgggagggggaggggtggaggggagtgtgggagggggagggtggaggggagtgtgggaggggtggaggggagtgtgggaggggaggggagtgtgggaggggagtgtgggaggggtggaggggtgggggggggagaagagagggtgggaggggtggaggggagtgtgggaggggtggaggggagtgtgggagggggagagtgggaggggtggaggggagtgtgggagggggaggggtggaggggagtgtgggagggggaggggtggaggggaggggtggaggggagtgtgggaggggtggaggggagtgtgggagggggaggggtggaggggagtgtgggagggggaggggtggaggggagtgtgggagggtgaggggtggaggggagtgtgggagggtgaggggtggaggggagtgtgggagggggaggggtggaggggagtgtgggagggggaggggtggaggggagtgtgggagggggagggtggaggggagtgtgggagggggagagtgggaggggtggaggggagtgtgggaggggagggggagagtgggaggggagtgtgggagggggggagtgggtgggagggagagagtggggtgggggcgtgggagggagagagttggggtaggagcgaggagagagttggggggagaagagagggtgggaggggtggaggggagtgtgggaggggagggggagtgtgggaggggagggggagtgtgggagggggagagtgggaggggagggggagtgtgggagggggagagtgggcggggagtgtgggaggggtggaggggagtgggaggggtggaggggagtgtgggagggggggagtgggtgggagggagagagttggggtaggagcgaggagagagttggggggagaagagagggtgggaggggagtgtgggagggggaggggtggaggggagtgtgggaggggtggggggggggagtgggtgggagggagagagtaggggtaggagcgaggagagagttggggggagaagggaggggagagagagcgccccagggaggaaggagggagagagagagagagagagcccaggggagggtgggggttgagagagagtctgggtgtGTCTGACGGGGGAGGATAGGGGAATTGGGAGCCCCAGGGGATCGAAGGGGTGGGCAGATCCTGGGGCtctgagggaggaaggggagcCGCTCGGGTCTGAGAGGAGAGATTTGGGGCCTGAGCAGAGGAGAGCTCAGGAGTATCTGAAGGGAGTAGATGGTCTGTCTGAGGGGATGGGACCTGGGGTCTCTGGACAGCAGGGTGTTCTAAGAGCATAGTCAAAGCTACTCATCATTGGTTCCTGTGTTTGCTGTGCTAACATTGAGACTGCTGCTGACTTTTAAATCATTCTTTTAGATCTTTAGAGATCCTCGGTACTGGGGAACTCCTTCTGTTTTAAACTTATTCAGAGGAATAAGTGCTATCTCCAGCATTTGTAAAAACCAAGCTTGATAGCACCTGATTTAATTCTTTTCTCTACCCACTCATGTCCATCCtgactcacccacccccccccgcccccccgcccgaGGGTCACTTCCAACAACACAGCCACTTCCCTCTCTTCCAGGTAGCCCTGAGGGCAGATTCACAGACTCACGTCTCTATCAGTCATTTCCCTGCAGCTTTGGTCACTACCAGATCCCAGTCCTGATTCTAGCAACTCCATAAAGATGTGACCGCTGGTCACGCCGGGGACTTACGGGCGTGAAGGCACCATCCTGGGCAGACTGAGCGGGGTGAAAGCTAAGGCTGAGCCATGCAGAGACGCAAGACCTTGGATTCAGTCTGGTTTGCTCGGCTGGCACGGTCACTGGTCACTGGAACAGTCAGGAGCTTCAGGACCAAGGGGGTGGATGTGTGCGGGGATTTAGCCGTGACGTGTCAATATTGGAGTGGCCGGTCTTGACTGGAAGTCTTGTTTCAGTTTATGTAAAATGCTGATTTTTAAGGAAGATAACGATGCAGACCGACACCAATTCGTACGTTCTGTTCTGTTTCTCTATAGCTCCTCGGAATGACTTCACCCGTGATGGTCGTGCGTCTGCCCCGAGGTCCCGATGGGCAGAGCCGAGGCTTTGATCCGACATCCCCGCGGTACCACGCCCTTGCACCTTCTTCCATCCAAGCTTCAAACAACTGCTGCGGTTCCAGCCTCAAGGAGGAGCAGCGATCGCGGTCTGCCCTGCGGGAACGCTTCCTGCGCAGCCTGACTGCAATGGCGGGGAAGCCGGTGGACTTCACCATGTACGAGAGGGTCTCTGTCACTGCGACGTTCGCGGCTTCAGACATCGACATCCTGAACTTCCAGGTGTCTCATCTGCAGACGCCACTGGGCGTTCAGAAGGAAGCGCTGCTCCGATGTCCAGACATCATCGCCTATGCGTTTAACCTTTAACCCATCTACACTGGTCATGAGAAGGGAGATTGTAACCCTGTTAGATGCTCGGGTCCTTGTGGGCTCAGGTCTGAGTCACACCAATGAGGCCGAGTGAAGCAGCATCAAGGTTTACCCTTTGTTCTCAGTGTGGGAACTGCTGGCTGGCTGAGGTGTGATCTGCAAAATTCACTGTTGTTGCTCAGCTTACAATCTGAACTCTTCACTAAAAATCTCTTGGCAGTATTGTTAATGCTGTACTGAAAACACAATAAAAGTTTGGATTATACATGCACGATTCTGAACTTGCAATCATAGTTCTCTGGTTTCACTTTGTTAAAGCTGAGACACCGATGCCACCTCCTACTTTTTAGGACATCAATACTGGGGAATACCTTGCTGCTTTAAGTCCTTGCTTCTCATACAATCTACAAGTATTTGAAAAAACAAcattctgtatttaacattctgcACCTTTAACATTATAAAAACATCCCTATGTGCTTTGTGGGagggttataaagcaaaatttgacatggCGACACATCAGACgatattaggccagatgatcaaaagcttgaacAAAGAGGGAGCTTCTAAGACATGTCTTAAGGGAGGAAAGAGTGGCGGAGAGGTtaagggagggaatcccagaactTAATTACTTGACTGCAAAAGGCATAGCTGCCGGGGGTGGAGTGATTAAGACTGGGGctggtcaagaggccagaattagagagcagagatctcggaggattgtgaggctggaggagattacatggatagggaggggtgaggccatggagggaattgaaaacaaggatgtgaattttaaaactcaggcattgcttaactgggaactACTCGGTAGACCAGCAAGCACAAGGGTCATAGGGGAATAAAATTTGGTGTGAGTTCGGACATGGGAAGCACAGATTTGGTGTGAGTTTGGACatgggcagctgagttttggatgacatcAAGGGTCCAGACGGGTGGACCTGGTAGGCcatccaggagtgcattggaatggtcaagtctagCTCTAGCaaaggatgaggatttcagctaCACCTGAAGCTGAGACTAGGTGGATGTTGGGTATTGTTACgaagatggaaataggtggtctcgGTGATGTTACAGACTGAAACTTGCTGTCATCTGATTTATTCTGCCTATTACTGTCGTGGCCTATATCTTAAAGGGGCTGTTGAGAAAAAGAAGGCAGAGTCTGACTAATGAGATAGCTGTTTCAAAGAACGGGCACCAGCCTGATGGACTGAATGGGCTCCACCTTGGTCCTGTGCTGTGTGATTCACTCCCCTGCTGACTGTTGCTGTGTTAGAATGGCCCAAGTAGCCTAAAGTGGCACAAAAAGCAAGAGTATCTCAACTTGTTTTGCAGCGTTTTGGCTGATGGCGAATGTGGAGAAGGATGGGGGTGGCATTGATGGGGGTGAATCTTGTCTCTGCATAAACAAAAGAGAGTTTGGAAACTCAAAAGACCAGGGAATTCTGAAATTGCAGAAATATTAATAGCATAGTCCAAAGGCTACCGAAGGAGACAAGGTGGTCCTGTGTCGATCAAACTGTAAAGACCATTATTAATCACTGCCTCATACATGTCTGGTATGATCCCGGGCTGAGAGTTAAAATGTCCTGTCGCCATATCCCAGCATCGTGGGCCACGGAGAAATTCTGCAGCTTGATTACATTGGGCCCATTTCAAAGGATAACCAGTGCACCTTGGTTACACGTGGCTGCTTTCCCAAATAGGAGCAAGGAATAAGCATCAAAAATTGTTAATTGGTTTGAGAGAGGATGcacaaaatctgaaataaaggaaaaagagaaagattCTGCCCTCTTGTTGACGAAAGCTGCAGGAGTTTGTAGTAAAGGGGCCTCCttggaagagtgaccataatatggtagaattttatACTGAATTTGCAAGTGATTTTGTCAagccttaaatctaaacaaagcaaACCATGAGGTACAAGCGGCAAGTTGGgtaaggtagattgggaaactccGTTAACACGTATAATGACAagtatttaaagaattaatagaCAATTTGCAACAAATATgcattccttcaaggcacaaaaaccccACAGAGAAAGTAGTCCAATTGTGGGTAacagtcacagaatcatagaatgggtacagcacagaaggtgaccatttggcccatcatgtccatgccagctctcttcaAGAggaattaaagatagtattaaatGAATAATGTCACAAAGAGTAAAGGATTGGGaagattttagaattcagcaaaggaggacttgATTGATAAGGAAATGGATATTGAGAGTAGACTAGCAAGAGACATTTGAACAGATTGGAAACATTTCTATAGGCATGTAAATAGGGGATTAGTGAAtataaatgtgggtccattacaggcagaaatTCTAATGGACTGTAAGGAAATGGAGATATTAAACAAATACTCCATATCCGTCTTCACGGTAAACACCCTGGAGAAAATGGTCTAGCAA containing:
- the gemin7 gene encoding gem-associated protein 7, which codes for MTSPVMVVRLPRGPDGQSRGFDPTSPRYHALAPSSIQASNNCCGSSLKEEQRSRSALRERFLRSLTAMAGKPVDFTMYERVSVTATFAASDIDILNFQVSHLQTPLGVQKEALLRCPDIIAYAFNL